The Frondihabitans australicus genome includes a region encoding these proteins:
- a CDS encoding carbohydrate ABC transporter permease yields MTTSANTLASARPAAAERRRPRTSSDKRRQHIAAYVLIAPFFLVFLAMLVVPLFYSGYLSLFQTKLVGGTTFVGIANYIRAFTDSQFLSGLGRMGLFLIIQVPVMVCLALFVALAIDSGRAKASTGARLLIFIPYAVPGVVATLLWGYIYGTDFGPITQIFQALGLHAPNLLSNANVLGSLMNIVTWEFVGYNMVIMYSALRSIPTDLYEAAEIDGAGQFRIAWSIKIPAIRPAILLTVIFSIIGTFQLFNEPELLQSIAPNAISSSYTPNLYAYTLAFVNHDVNYAATIAFALGFVIMIISFVVQIAQQRSQRQGASA; encoded by the coding sequence GTGACGACCTCCGCGAACACCCTCGCCTCAGCCCGGCCCGCAGCCGCCGAGCGCCGGCGCCCGCGCACCTCCAGCGACAAGCGCCGGCAGCACATCGCCGCCTACGTGCTCATCGCGCCGTTCTTCCTGGTCTTCCTGGCGATGCTCGTCGTGCCGCTGTTCTACTCGGGCTACCTCAGCCTGTTCCAGACCAAGCTCGTCGGCGGCACCACGTTCGTCGGCATCGCCAACTACATCCGCGCCTTCACCGACAGCCAGTTCCTCTCCGGCCTCGGCCGCATGGGCCTCTTCCTCATCATCCAGGTGCCGGTGATGGTGTGCCTGGCGCTGTTCGTCGCCCTCGCCATCGACTCCGGTCGGGCCAAGGCGAGCACAGGAGCCCGGCTCCTCATCTTCATCCCCTACGCCGTCCCCGGCGTCGTCGCCACCCTGCTGTGGGGCTACATCTACGGCACCGACTTCGGGCCCATCACGCAGATCTTCCAGGCGCTCGGCCTCCACGCACCCAACCTGCTGTCGAACGCGAACGTGCTCGGCTCCCTCATGAACATCGTCACGTGGGAGTTCGTCGGCTACAACATGGTCATCATGTACTCGGCCCTGCGGTCGATCCCCACCGACCTCTACGAGGCGGCCGAGATCGACGGGGCGGGCCAGTTCCGCATCGCCTGGAGCATCAAGATCCCGGCGATCCGTCCGGCGATCCTGCTCACCGTGATCTTCTCGATCATCGGCACGTTCCAGCTCTTCAACGAGCCCGAGCTGCTCCAGTCGATCGCCCCGAACGCCATCTCGTCGTCGTACACGCCGAACCTCTACGCCTACACGCTCGCCTTCGTGAACCACGACGTGAACTACGCCGCCACGATCGCCTTCGCCCTCGGATTCGTCATCATGATCATCTCGTTCGTCGTCCAGATCGCCCAGCAGCGCTCCCAGCGTCAGGGGGCGTCCGCATGA
- a CDS encoding carbohydrate ABC transporter permease, producing MSAVTSEKVGAPGRGASSATGRASRRRSKGRAGSRKSPLLTVILWVIAAYFLLPLIWLVISSTKDNGDLFSTFGYWFGKFNLVANVESLSTYQGGIFWHWLINTVVYSVTSAVLAAFFATAAGYAFAKYVFPGSKALFYSVLGAIMIPTTALAIPTFLLFSSAGLTDTPFAVVLPSLVSPFGVFLMSVYAADAVDTSLMEAARIDGAGEFRIFFQVALRLLGPGIVTVLLFALVATWNNYFLPLIMLNTQTLFPLTVGLSQWEAASSSGGGGSQALFSSVITGSLISILPLVIAFLYLQRFWQSGLATGGVKG from the coding sequence ATGAGCGCCGTCACCTCCGAGAAGGTCGGGGCGCCGGGTCGCGGCGCCTCGAGCGCCACCGGCCGTGCGTCGCGCCGCCGAAGCAAAGGCCGCGCCGGATCGCGGAAGAGCCCCCTGCTCACGGTGATCCTCTGGGTGATCGCCGCCTACTTCCTCCTACCGCTCATCTGGCTGGTGATCTCGTCGACGAAGGACAACGGCGACCTCTTCTCGACCTTCGGCTACTGGTTCGGCAAGTTCAACCTCGTCGCCAACGTCGAGTCGCTGTCGACCTACCAGGGCGGCATCTTCTGGCACTGGCTGATCAACACGGTCGTGTACTCCGTCACGAGCGCCGTCCTCGCCGCGTTCTTCGCCACGGCGGCCGGGTACGCGTTCGCCAAGTACGTGTTCCCGGGCTCGAAGGCGCTGTTCTACAGCGTGCTCGGCGCCATCATGATCCCGACCACCGCCCTCGCGATCCCGACCTTCCTTCTGTTCTCGAGCGCGGGGCTCACGGACACACCGTTCGCCGTGGTCCTGCCGTCGCTGGTCAGCCCGTTCGGCGTGTTCCTCATGAGCGTGTACGCCGCCGATGCCGTCGACACGAGCCTCATGGAGGCCGCCAGGATCGACGGCGCCGGCGAGTTCCGGATCTTCTTCCAGGTCGCACTCCGCCTCCTCGGCCCGGGGATCGTCACCGTCCTGCTGTTCGCGCTGGTCGCGACGTGGAACAACTACTTCCTGCCCCTCATCATGCTGAACACGCAGACGCTCTTCCCGCTCACCGTGGGGCTCTCGCAGTGGGAGGCCGCGTCGTCCTCGGGCGGCGGCGGGTCGCAGGCGCTGTTCTCCAGCGTCATCACCGGGTCGCTGATCTCGATCCTGCCGCTGGTGATCGCGTTCCTCTACCTTCAGCGGTTCTGGCAGTCCGGCCTCGCGACCGGCGGCGTCAAGGGCTGA
- the recN gene encoding DNA repair protein RecN, with the protein MIEEIGIRDLGVIGRATLPLGPGFTAVTGETGAGKTMVVSALGLLLGQRADGGAVRSGSSQAVVDGRWSVPDDGAVAERVRDAGGDVDDGELYVSRIVSSEGRSRAVVGGRGAPVGVLGDLAEHLVVVHGQSEQIRLKSQTAQRDAVDAHGGAALADALVSYRTAFESWRAAETELAAITGDRDARLAEADALRTAIDEIEAVAPQPGEDAELDATAERLTNAEDLRLAAGLAHEVLSSENVEGAPDVLTLVEEARRQVDHVARHDPELASIAELLTDISVQVGETSQRLSSYLGSLDADVARELEIVQARRADLGMLVRKYGPTLDDAILLLDQGSRRLMELDGDDDRVEQLTRDVADFEASAVEKAALVTELRRAAGADLAARVSAELSALAMGGAELVVEVSPRDELGHSGADRVELLLRPHSGSEPRPLGRGASGGELSRVMLAIEVVMAASSDVPTFVFDEVDAGVGGSAAIEIGRRLATLAERAQVIVVTHLAQVAAFATNHLRVVKDASGAVTESSVQQLSGDERVAEMARLLSGLPDSESGLEHARELLAMAASGSRA; encoded by the coding sequence GTGATCGAGGAGATCGGGATCCGCGACCTCGGCGTCATCGGCCGGGCCACGCTCCCTCTCGGCCCGGGCTTCACGGCGGTGACGGGGGAGACCGGGGCGGGCAAAACCATGGTCGTGTCGGCTCTCGGCCTGCTCCTGGGCCAGCGGGCCGACGGTGGCGCGGTGCGGTCGGGATCGTCGCAGGCCGTCGTCGACGGACGATGGAGCGTGCCCGACGACGGCGCCGTGGCCGAGCGAGTGCGAGACGCCGGCGGCGACGTCGACGACGGCGAGTTGTACGTGTCGCGCATCGTGTCGAGCGAGGGGCGTTCGCGCGCCGTCGTCGGCGGTCGCGGCGCACCGGTCGGTGTGCTCGGCGACCTCGCCGAGCACCTCGTCGTCGTCCACGGGCAGTCCGAGCAGATCAGGCTGAAGTCGCAGACCGCCCAGCGTGACGCGGTCGACGCGCACGGCGGCGCCGCGCTCGCCGACGCCCTGGTGAGCTATCGCACCGCGTTCGAGTCGTGGCGCGCCGCCGAGACCGAGCTCGCCGCCATCACGGGCGACCGCGACGCTCGACTCGCCGAGGCCGACGCGCTGCGCACCGCGATCGACGAGATCGAAGCGGTCGCGCCGCAGCCCGGCGAGGACGCCGAGCTCGACGCCACGGCCGAGCGGCTCACGAACGCCGAAGACCTCCGTCTCGCCGCCGGTCTCGCCCACGAGGTTCTGTCGAGCGAGAACGTCGAGGGCGCCCCCGACGTGCTCACCCTGGTCGAGGAGGCCAGGCGGCAGGTCGACCACGTCGCCCGGCACGACCCCGAACTCGCATCGATCGCCGAGCTCCTCACCGACATCAGCGTGCAGGTCGGCGAGACGTCGCAGCGGCTGTCGAGCTACCTCGGGTCGCTCGACGCCGACGTCGCCCGCGAGCTCGAGATCGTGCAGGCGCGGCGGGCCGACCTCGGCATGCTGGTGCGGAAGTACGGCCCCACGCTCGACGATGCGATCCTGCTGCTCGACCAGGGCTCCCGCCGCCTCATGGAGCTCGACGGCGACGACGACCGCGTCGAGCAGCTCACCCGCGACGTCGCCGACTTCGAGGCGTCGGCGGTCGAGAAGGCGGCACTGGTGACCGAACTGCGACGGGCCGCAGGAGCCGACCTGGCCGCCCGGGTGAGCGCCGAACTCTCCGCGCTCGCCATGGGCGGAGCCGAGCTCGTCGTCGAGGTCTCACCCCGCGACGAGCTGGGTCACTCCGGCGCCGATCGGGTCGAGCTGCTCCTGCGCCCCCACTCGGGCAGCGAGCCGCGACCGCTCGGCCGCGGCGCCTCGGGCGGTGAGCTGAGCCGCGTGATGCTCGCGATCGAGGTGGTCATGGCCGCCTCGAGCGACGTGCCGACGTTCGTCTTCGACGAGGTCGACGCCGGAGTCGGCGGATCCGCCGCCATCGAGATCGGCCGCCGCCTCGCCACGCTCGCCGAGCGGGCCCAGGTGATCGTGGTGACGCACCTGGCGCAGGTGGCGGCCTTCGCGACCAATCACCTGCGGGTGGTGAAGGACGCCTCGGGCGCCGTCACCGAGTCGAGCGTGCAGCAGCTCTCGGGCGACGAGCGCGTCGCCGAGATGGCGCGACTGCTCTCGGGCCTGCCCGACAGCGAGTCCGGGCTCGAACACGCGCGCGAGCTGCTCGCGATGGCTGCGAGCGGCTCGCGCGCGTAG
- a CDS encoding NAD kinase, translating to MSHTGRRDSIDAALEVCALLLENDVVPVVPRDEYDDVKAAEPSFAGVEILSEGVHVEDIEAVIVLGGDGTILRAAELVRGTRAPIVGVNLGHVGFLAESERDDLHDTVQRVLVFDYEVEERFALDVAVLVDGERVFSTWALNEATVEKAARERMLEVVIEVDGRPLSSFGCDGVVMSTPTGSTAYNFSAGGPVVWPEVEAMILVPLSAHALFARPLVVGPESTFAVEVLSRTDGSGVLWCDGRRAHTLEPGARVVTKRSPKPVRLARLRRAPFTDRLVAKFRLPVTGWRGPQGPRTDAP from the coding sequence GTGTCGCACACCGGGCGCCGCGACAGCATCGATGCGGCCCTCGAGGTGTGCGCCCTCCTCCTCGAGAACGACGTGGTCCCGGTCGTGCCGCGCGACGAGTACGACGACGTCAAGGCGGCCGAGCCGTCGTTCGCCGGCGTCGAGATCCTCAGCGAGGGCGTCCACGTCGAGGACATCGAGGCCGTGATCGTCCTGGGCGGCGACGGCACGATCCTGCGCGCCGCCGAGCTCGTGCGCGGCACCCGCGCACCGATCGTCGGCGTCAACCTCGGCCACGTCGGGTTCCTCGCCGAGAGCGAGCGCGACGACCTCCACGACACCGTGCAGCGGGTGCTCGTCTTCGACTACGAGGTCGAGGAGCGATTCGCACTCGACGTGGCCGTGCTGGTCGACGGCGAGCGGGTCTTCAGCACCTGGGCGCTCAACGAGGCGACCGTCGAGAAGGCGGCGCGCGAGCGGATGCTCGAGGTCGTCATCGAGGTCGACGGCCGACCCCTGTCGTCGTTCGGCTGCGACGGAGTCGTCATGTCGACGCCGACCGGTTCGACCGCCTACAACTTCTCGGCCGGCGGCCCGGTCGTCTGGCCCGAGGTCGAAGCGATGATCCTCGTGCCGCTGAGTGCCCATGCCCTCTTCGCGCGGCCGCTGGTCGTCGGCCCCGAGTCGACGTTCGCCGTCGAGGTGCTCAGCCGCACCGACGGCTCGGGCGTGCTCTGGTGCGACGGCCGCCGGGCCCACACCCTCGAGCCCGGCGCCCGCGTCGTGACGAAGCGGTCACCCAAGCCCGTCCGGCTCGCGCGACTGCGTCGCGCGCCGTTCACCGACCGTCTGGTGGCGAAGTTCCGCCTGCCGGTCACCGGGTGGCGGGGTCCGCAGGGCCCCCGGACGGACGCCCCGTGA
- a CDS encoding TlyA family RNA methyltransferase: MALTARGLARSRTHAHRLLAEGLVTVDGRAQLKPSFAVRDSQAIEVAGLDHYVSRAAHKLVGALDAFDVDPAGRGALDVGASTGGFTQVLLERRAAFVIALDVGHAQLAPAIRSDERVVAVEGVNARYLTRQQLSSFDDRAAAVDLVVGDVSFISLSLILPALVDSVGPGADFVLLIKPQFEVGRQGVREGIVRDAGLRADAVNSVLWAAHDLGLGTAGLIESPIVGTAGNREYCVHFSASTGANPTEWIARVDDMTGG, from the coding sequence GTGGCTCTGACCGCGCGTGGCCTGGCCCGCTCGCGCACTCACGCGCACCGGCTCCTCGCCGAGGGCCTCGTCACGGTCGACGGTCGGGCGCAGCTCAAGCCGTCGTTCGCCGTGCGCGACTCTCAGGCGATCGAGGTCGCCGGGCTCGACCACTACGTCAGTCGCGCCGCGCACAAGCTCGTCGGCGCCCTGGACGCGTTCGACGTCGACCCGGCGGGGCGCGGAGCTCTCGACGTGGGCGCGTCCACGGGCGGCTTCACGCAGGTGCTGCTCGAGCGGCGCGCGGCGTTCGTGATCGCGCTCGACGTCGGCCACGCACAGCTGGCGCCGGCGATCCGCAGCGACGAGCGAGTCGTCGCGGTGGAGGGCGTCAACGCGCGCTATCTGACGCGCCAGCAGCTGTCGTCGTTCGACGACAGGGCCGCCGCGGTCGATCTCGTGGTGGGAGATGTCTCGTTCATCTCGCTGTCGCTGATCCTGCCCGCCCTGGTCGACTCGGTCGGGCCGGGCGCCGACTTCGTGCTGCTCATCAAGCCGCAGTTCGAGGTCGGTCGGCAGGGCGTGCGCGAGGGCATCGTGCGCGACGCCGGGCTGCGTGCCGACGCGGTGAACTCGGTGCTCTGGGCCGCGCACGATCTCGGCCTCGGCACCGCCGGCCTCATCGAGTCGCCCATCGTCGGCACGGCGGGCAATCGCGAGTACTGCGTGCACTTCTCGGCCAGCACCGGCGCGAATCCGACAGAATGGATCGCACGGGTCGACGACATGACAGGAGGGTGA
- a CDS encoding HAD-IIA family hydrolase, with protein sequence MTTAQTSKPASKPTTEPRLPLEGVDVVLADLDGVVYTGRNAIPHAVESLNEAAKSTRIGYITNNASRTAATVAEQLSGFGLAVTADDVVTSPQAAIRLLQENVAAGSTILVVGGDGLTSVVEGAGFTVTRSAEADPAAVIQGFAPEVGWKDLAEASFALAKDIPWVATNQDWTIPQERGIAPGNGTLVSAVHTAVGKLPLVAGKPEKAIFDAAVERFGATKPVFIGDRLDTDIIGANKAGIASILVLTGIDQAKQVLAAPEGSRPDFLLADLRGLLQPYPATIEGAGAEGARTFTVGTSRVDLRGNRVIVVERGETRVDLLRAGAAAVWGSGLMIYGLDVDPVLYTE encoded by the coding sequence ATGACGACGGCGCAGACGAGCAAGCCGGCATCGAAGCCGACGACTGAGCCGCGCCTGCCGCTCGAGGGCGTCGACGTCGTCCTCGCCGATCTCGACGGCGTCGTCTACACGGGCCGCAACGCGATCCCCCACGCCGTCGAGAGCCTCAACGAGGCCGCGAAGTCGACCAGGATCGGCTACATCACGAACAACGCCTCGCGCACCGCGGCGACCGTCGCCGAGCAGCTTTCGGGCTTCGGCCTCGCGGTCACGGCCGACGACGTCGTGACGAGCCCTCAGGCGGCGATCCGGCTGCTGCAGGAGAACGTCGCGGCCGGCTCGACGATCCTCGTGGTCGGCGGCGACGGGCTCACGTCGGTGGTCGAGGGGGCCGGTTTCACGGTCACCCGGTCGGCGGAGGCTGATCCTGCGGCCGTGATCCAGGGCTTCGCACCCGAGGTGGGCTGGAAGGATCTGGCCGAGGCGTCGTTCGCCCTCGCGAAGGACATCCCGTGGGTCGCGACGAACCAGGACTGGACCATCCCCCAGGAGCGCGGCATCGCCCCCGGCAACGGCACCCTCGTGTCGGCCGTCCACACCGCCGTCGGCAAGCTGCCGCTCGTCGCGGGCAAGCCCGAGAAGGCGATCTTCGACGCGGCCGTCGAGCGCTTCGGCGCGACGAAGCCCGTCTTCATCGGCGACAGGCTCGACACCGACATCATCGGGGCGAACAAGGCCGGCATCGCGTCGATCCTGGTGCTCACCGGAATCGACCAGGCGAAGCAGGTGCTGGCTGCGCCCGAGGGGTCGCGGCCGGACTTCCTCCTGGCGGACCTCCGCGGGCTCCTGCAGCCCTACCCGGCCACGATCGAGGGCGCAGGAGCCGAGGGAGCCCGCACGTTCACGGTCGGCACCTCCCGCGTCGACCTGCGCGGCAACCGCGTGATCGTCGTCGAGCGAGGCGAGACCCGCGTCGACCTGCTGCGCGCGGGAGCTGCGGCGGTGTGGGGCAGCGGTCTCATGATCTACGGGCTCGACGTCGACCCGGTGCTGTACACGGAGTGA